A single window of Nicotiana sylvestris chromosome 5, ASM39365v2, whole genome shotgun sequence DNA harbors:
- the LOC104237116 gene encoding uncharacterized protein, translating into MAGIAIVLDLLRKNPSFTGQTLNSYGAFSAKVAASAAAASSVAATYPFAARAFFGNGAAGVAFCDAGTGFSEDYISSIPSESIINFQYDSLKHSTKQYNIELKPLFSAFMWRNLALTSLRSFLLFYLPLLEPRANMEDEDDEDFLQDTEEDRRVDLVTPFKKSVKQIGRETAVVTTRRVLERLAVHYVSQRMAWKLLKDVPKSAARKAQRGMPSVTYFCSVTRTTSRGHFLGVLASWFVQVGIDIWRFFKSKQDDDMLDRSEKAQLLGRKIYIATVRCGASLVFASIGAGIGAMMFRPTTGQWIGCAIGDVAGPVIVAFCFDKVLHIEL; encoded by the exons ATGGCGGGAATAGCAATAGTATTGGATCTACTGAGGAAAAATCCAAGCTTTACTGGTCAAACCCTTAATTCTTATGGCGCTTTCTCAGCCAAAGTTGCTGCCTcagctgctgctgcttcttctgTTGCTGCCACTTACCCTTTTGCTGCTAGGGCTTTTTTTGG TAATGGTGCAGCAGGAGTTGCATTTTGCGATGCTGGCACAGGATTTTCTGAAGATTATATTTCTAGCATACCAAGTGAATCGATAATTAACTTTCAGTATGACTCGTTAAAGCACAGTACCAAACAATACAACATTGAGTTAAAACCTTTATTCTCAGCATTTATGTGGAGGAATCTTGCACTGACTTCCTTGAGATCTTTCCTACTATTTTATTTACCTCTTCTGGAGCCCCGTGCTAACATGGAGGATGAGGATGATGAGGATTTCCTACAGGATACTGAGGAAGATCGCCGAGTCGATTTGGTGACTCCTTTCAAGAAATCAGTGAAACAGATTGGTCGTGAG ACTGCTGTTGTAACTACGAGACGTGTCCTGGAAAGATTAGCTGTCCACTATGTTTCTCAGCGCATGGCATGGAAGCTTCTAAAAG ACGTTCCCAAGTCAGCTGCACGCAAGGCTCAAAGGGGAATGCCAAGTGTGACCTATTTTTGCAGTGTCACAAGAACAACTTCCAGAG GTCATTTTCTGGGAGTTTTGGCATCATGGTTTGTGCAAGTTGGCATTGATATCTGGCGATTTTTCAAATCTAAACAAGATGATGACATGCTTGACAGATCAGAAAAAGCTCAGCTTCTAGGAAGGAAGATTTACATTGCTACTGTCAGATGTGGTGCATCTCTTGTTTTTGCTTCTATAGGGGCAGGGATAGGAGCAATGATGTTCCGCCCGACAACTGGCCAGTGGATTG GATGCGCAATTGGGGATGTGGCTGGCCCGGTCATAGTAGCTTTTTGCTTTGACAAAGTTCTTCACATAGAACTGTGA